One region of Candidatus Limnocylindrales bacterium genomic DNA includes:
- a CDS encoding chemotaxis protein CheA, with amino-acid sequence MDELIEVFIEESTEILESLDQNLLKLEQQINRENPDPELVNQIFRSLHTLKGNSGLASADKIKELTHKMEFLLDLLRKNKIRLTDTFVDLLFKGVDMVKILLKEVSTGVDQKVNLSDLLTQIDRLMEGEVTPTEKKSPLDLYHIPKEISRVLTEYEEARLLENIQKGIPIYELLLNLKITDLERTMSQILEKINGWGEVIAKLPISKSSSTFDLQLKVIFACKWNLSEVMENLRNVTELQSTDYIVQSLLPEDKTGAISQSPVSAPSIPVQEPRSIPLETSVSIETAHAKAVEEQRKPLPEKVEKQIPLQEQPKSVVGGGEKESLEALGNTVRVDIKKLDNLMNIVGELVLAKARYQQIEAQIEPDPKLRALWDEFKKNNKFTSKKLEDLREGILQVRMVPIGQLFSRFPRIVRDLTRTGDKKVRLILKGEDTELDKAVIDEMGEVLVHMIRNAVDHGIEPIPLRLERNKPIEGTLILNAYQEGNHIVIEVEDDGGGIDVDKLTQRAIERGLIEKGAHLSKSEILSVMMSTGISTAQTITDISGRGVGMDAVKSTLSKLKGTIDFETTPGLGTKFIIKLPLTLAIIQVLLVKVADQTYAIPLTSVLESFKMTRDKIELIDKQEVTQLRDMILPLMRLTDAFNLPNSQRNKNSFYVVVVGLAERKIGVIVDELLDQQEIVIKPLGRYLADTPGFAGATTLGDGRVVLILDVAGLIESLNARFR; translated from the coding sequence ATGGACGAGCTTATAGAAGTTTTTATAGAAGAATCTACAGAGATTTTAGAATCCCTGGATCAAAATCTGTTGAAACTGGAACAACAGATTAACCGGGAAAATCCTGACCCGGAGCTGGTCAATCAAATTTTTCGTTCCCTCCATACCCTTAAGGGAAACTCCGGTCTCGCCAGTGCCGATAAAATTAAGGAACTGACCCACAAAATGGAGTTCCTTTTAGACCTCCTAAGGAAGAATAAAATTCGACTAACCGATACCTTCGTAGACTTGTTGTTTAAAGGGGTGGATATGGTAAAAATCCTGTTGAAAGAGGTTTCGACAGGAGTTGATCAGAAGGTAAATCTGTCTGATCTTCTGACCCAAATAGACCGTCTGATGGAAGGGGAGGTAACTCCAACAGAGAAGAAATCTCCCCTCGATCTTTATCATATTCCCAAAGAAATAAGCCGGGTCTTAACGGAATACGAAGAAGCGCGTCTCTTAGAGAACATCCAGAAGGGTATACCTATTTATGAACTACTGTTAAATCTTAAAATAACAGATCTGGAACGGACCATGAGCCAAATCCTTGAAAAGATAAATGGATGGGGAGAGGTCATTGCCAAACTTCCTATTTCAAAATCTTCGAGTACCTTTGATCTTCAGCTTAAAGTAATATTCGCCTGTAAATGGAACCTTTCAGAGGTTATGGAGAATTTAAGGAATGTTACAGAACTTCAGTCTACCGATTACATCGTTCAATCGCTTTTACCCGAAGATAAAACTGGAGCGATAAGCCAATCCCCCGTCTCGGCACCCTCTATACCCGTCCAGGAACCCAGATCGATACCTCTGGAAACTTCTGTATCTATCGAGACTGCCCATGCTAAAGCTGTTGAGGAGCAGAGGAAGCCATTACCTGAAAAGGTGGAAAAACAAATTCCCCTTCAGGAGCAACCCAAGTCAGTAGTGGGAGGAGGAGAAAAAGAGTCTTTAGAGGCATTGGGAAATACGGTACGGGTCGACATTAAAAAGCTGGATAATCTTATGAATATCGTGGGAGAGTTGGTTTTAGCTAAAGCGCGCTATCAGCAAATAGAAGCACAAATTGAACCCGATCCTAAATTACGTGCATTATGGGATGAATTCAAAAAGAATAACAAATTTACTTCTAAAAAATTGGAAGATTTGCGGGAGGGGATCTTGCAGGTTCGTATGGTTCCTATTGGTCAGTTGTTTAGTCGATTTCCTCGAATTGTACGGGACTTAACCCGAACAGGGGATAAAAAAGTCAGACTCATTCTCAAAGGAGAAGATACAGAACTGGATAAGGCTGTTATCGATGAAATGGGAGAAGTTCTGGTTCATATGATCCGAAATGCTGTGGATCACGGGATTGAACCTATTCCCCTCCGCCTGGAACGGAATAAACCCATCGAAGGAACCCTTATTCTCAACGCTTATCAAGAAGGAAATCATATCGTTATCGAGGTCGAAGATGATGGGGGCGGTATCGATGTAGATAAACTGACCCAAAGGGCTATAGAACGAGGGCTTATCGAAAAAGGAGCCCATCTCAGTAAAAGTGAAATTCTAAGTGTTATGATGAGTACAGGGATCTCTACGGCTCAAACCATTACAGATATATCGGGGCGAGGTGTTGGAATGGATGCGGTTAAAAGTACCCTTTCTAAACTCAAGGGAACCATTGATTTTGAAACCACGCCGGGTCTCGGAACCAAGTTTATCATCAAACTTCCCCTGACCCTGGCCATCATCCAGGTACTGTTGGTGAAGGTGGCTGATCAGACTTATGCCATCCCCTTAACTTCCGTACTCGAAAGCTTTAAGATGACCCGCGATAAAATAGAGTTGATCGATAAACAGGAAGTTACCCAACTTCGGGATATGATCCTCCCCCTCATGCGTCTGACCGACGCCTTTAACCTGCCTAATTCCCAGAGGAATAAAAACAGTTTTTATGTGGTCGTTGTGGGCCTGGCAGAAAGAAAAATCGGGGTCATTGTAGATGAACTCTTAGATCAACAAGAAATTGTCATTAAACCCCTGGGACGGTACCTGGCAGATACCCCGGGGTTTGCAGGTGCTACAACACTAGGAGATGGTCGGGTCGTTCTCATTTTGGATGTTGCCGGATTGATCGAATCTTTAAATGCAAGATTTCGATAG
- a CDS encoding chemotaxis protein CheW, with translation MDNLTVPALNTKELPSGEDEQLQQVCFKLADSEYGIDIFHVREIIKPVENMTPVPQAPFFVEGVIDLRGDIIPILDLKKRFDLGKTEMGKSTRIIVVKLAGTSGANTLIVGFLVDQVTEVLRVKKSEIQPAPGKVMGIDSEYIWGVGKRAGRLIMLLDVERMLLADTK, from the coding sequence ATGGATAACCTTACTGTTCCCGCATTAAATACAAAAGAATTACCCTCAGGTGAGGATGAACAGTTACAGCAAGTTTGTTTTAAGCTGGCCGATAGCGAATACGGGATCGATATTTTCCATGTCCGCGAGATTATTAAACCTGTGGAAAATATGACGCCGGTCCCCCAGGCTCCCTTTTTTGTAGAGGGAGTCATCGATCTGAGGGGAGACATTATCCCTATTTTAGATCTCAAAAAACGGTTTGATCTTGGCAAGACCGAGATGGGAAAATCTACCCGAATTATTGTGGTGAAGCTGGCCGGAACATCAGGTGCAAACACTCTTATCGTAGGCTTTTTAGTCGATCAGGTAACCGAAGTCCTACGGGTTAAAAAAAGTGAAATCCAGCCGGCTCCCGGTAAGGTGATGGGAATCGACTCCGAGTATATCTGGGGCGTGGGAAAACGGGCCGGTCGCCTGATCATGCTCCTGGACGTAGAGCGGATGCTTCTGGCCGATACGAAGTAA